In Paenibacillus sp. 1781tsa1, one DNA window encodes the following:
- the dnaB gene encoding replicative DNA helicase: MGGEMLFDRIPPQNLEAEQAVLGAILLQGEALITAMERVQTEDFYDKPHQLIFEAMIQLGEGNQPIDLVTLTSLLKDKGELEDIGGVSYLAKLAHGVPTAANVDYYAQIIEEKSMLRRLIRTATQIVSEGYTGGEDVAAMLGEAERRILEISNRRSSSGFIAIQDVLMEVFDKVETLHQNRGTTTGIPSGFIDLDKMTAGFQRSDLIIVAARPSVGKTAFALNIAQNVGIRAQETVAIFSLEMSAAQLVQRMICAEANLDAGVLRTGEFKGDEDWQKLTMGIAALNEANIYIDDTPGITVADIRAKCRRLKKEKGLGMILIDYLQLISGRGKAGENRQQEVSEISRTLKQIGRELEVPVIALSQLSRGVEQRQDKRPMMSDLRESGSIEQDADIVAFLYRDDYYNQDTEKKNIIEIIIAKQRNGPVGTVELVFLKNFNKFVNYERAHNDAFAM; this comes from the coding sequence ATGGGCGGCGAAATGTTATTCGACCGGATTCCCCCGCAGAACCTGGAAGCCGAACAGGCCGTGCTGGGTGCAATCCTGTTGCAGGGTGAAGCCCTGATTACAGCGATGGAACGGGTGCAAACCGAGGATTTCTATGATAAGCCCCATCAATTAATCTTTGAAGCGATGATCCAACTTGGCGAGGGAAATCAACCGATTGACCTCGTTACACTGACCTCGCTTCTGAAGGATAAAGGTGAGCTGGAGGACATCGGCGGCGTTAGTTATCTGGCTAAGCTGGCTCATGGTGTACCTACAGCTGCGAACGTAGACTATTACGCTCAGATTATTGAAGAGAAATCGATGCTGCGTCGTCTGATTCGTACGGCAACACAGATCGTAAGCGAAGGATATACAGGCGGCGAAGATGTTGCAGCCATGCTTGGAGAAGCTGAACGTCGTATTCTGGAGATTTCCAATCGTCGCTCCAGTAGTGGTTTTATAGCCATTCAGGACGTATTGATGGAAGTATTCGATAAAGTCGAAACGCTGCATCAGAACCGGGGAACGACAACCGGCATCCCTTCCGGCTTTATCGATTTGGACAAGATGACTGCCGGCTTCCAGCGCAGTGACTTGATCATTGTAGCGGCGCGTCCATCCGTAGGTAAGACTGCCTTCGCCTTGAATATTGCTCAAAATGTAGGCATCCGCGCGCAAGAAACGGTAGCCATCTTCAGTCTGGAGATGTCGGCTGCACAGCTCGTACAACGGATGATCTGTGCGGAAGCCAACCTGGACGCGGGAGTTCTTCGTACAGGGGAATTCAAAGGGGATGAAGATTGGCAGAAGCTGACGATGGGTATCGCAGCTCTCAACGAAGCTAATATCTATATCGATGACACACCTGGTATCACGGTAGCCGATATTCGTGCCAAATGCCGTCGTCTGAAGAAGGAGAAAGGTCTGGGTATGATCCTGATTGACTACCTTCAATTGATTAGTGGACGCGGTAAAGCCGGGGAGAACCGTCAACAAGAGGTATCCGAGATCTCACGTACACTGAAGCAGATTGGCCGGGAACTGGAAGTTCCAGTTATCGCCTTGTCTCAGCTGAGCCGGGGTGTAGAGCAGCGTCAGGATAAACGTCCGATGATGAGTGACTTGCGGGAATCGGGTTCGATTGAGCAAGATGCCGACATCGTAGCGTTCCTCTACCGGGATGACTACTATAATCAGGATACCGAAAAGAAAAATATTATCGAGATCATTATCGCGAAACAGCGTAACGGTCCGGTAGGTACAGTAGAACTGGTCTTCCTGAAAAACTTTAATAAATTCGTCAACTACGAGAGGGCGCACAATGACGCCTTCGCGATGTAA
- the rplI gene encoding 50S ribosomal protein L9 — MKVIFIKDMKGQGKKGQVKEVSEGYAQNFLLPRGIARPATDGNMKTLDNQKAAEERIKQEEKAEAEALAKKLEAEVTELKAKSGEGGRLFGAITSKQIAEALSKKGLKVDKRKIELDEPIRTLGVTQVTVKVHPEVKATLKVQVTEE, encoded by the coding sequence ATGAAAGTCATTTTTATAAAAGATATGAAGGGTCAAGGCAAGAAAGGGCAAGTGAAGGAAGTATCTGAGGGCTACGCACAGAACTTCCTACTGCCACGGGGAATTGCACGTCCGGCAACGGATGGCAACATGAAGACACTGGACAACCAGAAGGCAGCTGAAGAAAGAATTAAACAAGAAGAGAAAGCAGAAGCGGAAGCACTCGCGAAGAAGCTGGAAGCAGAAGTGACTGAACTGAAAGCCAAATCCGGCGAAGGTGGTCGTCTGTTCGGCGCTATTACCAGCAAACAGATTGCAGAAGCTTTGTCTAAAAAAGGTCTGAAAGTAGACAAACGCAAAATTGAGCTGGACGAGCCTATTCGTACACTCGGCGTAACACAAGTAACTGTCAAGGTTCACCCTGAAGTGAAGGCAACCTTGAAGGTACAGGTAACGGAAGAGTAA
- a CDS encoding DHH family phosphoesterase, with the protein MPKFLKKRWHGYYTVWAFILLLLLVMFVTIYNWTLGLISLILASALGIVMIKAELAFRRELNDYINGLSIRIKRMEGEAVSMLPFGIVLYSEDRTVEWHNRFVAEMFQEKTMVGNPLLNLFPKLPQPKEKKDGTKEHSSREFHDEFQLDDRHYGVIHNPQERYVYVYEITELAILRDKYENERLALGILVLDNLDEAAQGMDDQQRTALIARVTSEITSWAKQYEVYLRRLSSDRYLLMLNHKSLQELEQSRFVILDEVREMTADLKVPMTLSVGLAFGSDSISEMGELAQSSLDMALGRGGDQAAVKSGQRLSFYGGKSNAVEKRTRVRARVIAHALRDLMQESDRVLIMGHKIPDMDAIGASIGVWKAASLYNVEARIVLDGINPAIERMMEQVNKDEKLSKAFVSPEQATQMMTEHTLLVVVDTHKASMTMEPKLVQSATRVVVVDHHRRGEEFINDAVLIYLEPYASSAAELVTELLQYIHDKVQFTPLEATALLAGITMDTKHFALHTGSRTFEAAGFLRRSGADTIMVQRLMKEDLSEYIAKAEIIKHAKMVYGNIALAVTDPGSKISQMMIAQVADTLLNMTDVVASFVISERPDGLIGISARSLGRMNVQVVMERLGGGGHLTNAAVQLEGTLGEAEKRLTNVLAEIEKEEGLFE; encoded by the coding sequence TTGCCTAAATTTCTGAAGAAACGCTGGCACGGCTACTATACCGTATGGGCGTTCATACTGCTGCTGTTGCTCGTTATGTTCGTTACCATTTATAACTGGACGCTTGGTTTGATTAGTCTGATACTGGCTTCGGCGCTGGGAATCGTCATGATTAAGGCGGAGCTCGCGTTCCGCCGTGAGCTTAACGACTACATTAATGGCCTGTCTATCCGGATCAAACGGATGGAGGGGGAAGCGGTCAGCATGCTTCCATTCGGAATTGTGCTGTACAGCGAAGATCGTACGGTAGAGTGGCATAATCGCTTCGTTGCGGAGATGTTCCAGGAGAAGACAATGGTGGGTAATCCGCTGCTTAATTTGTTTCCCAAACTTCCTCAGCCTAAAGAGAAGAAGGATGGGACGAAGGAACATTCATCCAGGGAGTTCCATGACGAATTCCAGTTGGATGATCGGCATTATGGAGTTATTCATAACCCGCAGGAGCGGTATGTATATGTATACGAGATTACGGAGTTAGCCATTCTTCGTGATAAATATGAAAATGAACGTCTTGCTTTGGGTATTCTCGTTCTGGATAATCTGGACGAGGCTGCCCAAGGCATGGACGACCAGCAGCGTACCGCGCTGATTGCCCGTGTGACCAGTGAGATTACCTCATGGGCCAAGCAGTATGAAGTGTACCTGCGCCGGCTGTCTTCGGATCGTTATCTGTTGATGCTGAATCATAAGTCATTGCAAGAACTGGAGCAGAGCCGATTTGTCATTTTGGATGAAGTTCGGGAGATGACCGCTGACCTCAAAGTGCCAATGACACTCAGTGTAGGACTCGCGTTTGGTTCGGACAGCATTAGCGAGATGGGAGAATTGGCACAGTCCAGTCTGGACATGGCTCTTGGACGCGGCGGCGATCAAGCTGCTGTAAAGTCTGGACAACGCCTGTCTTTCTACGGGGGCAAGTCCAACGCCGTGGAGAAACGGACACGGGTCAGAGCCCGCGTTATTGCGCACGCGCTGCGTGATCTGATGCAGGAGAGCGATCGAGTGCTCATCATGGGGCACAAAATCCCGGATATGGACGCAATTGGTGCATCTATCGGGGTCTGGAAAGCGGCGAGTCTGTACAATGTGGAAGCACGCATTGTTCTGGATGGAATTAATCCAGCGATCGAACGGATGATGGAGCAAGTGAACAAGGACGAGAAGTTGTCCAAAGCATTTGTATCACCGGAACAAGCAACCCAGATGATGACAGAGCACACGCTGCTGGTTGTGGTGGATACACACAAGGCCTCTATGACCATGGAGCCGAAACTGGTGCAGTCTGCAACCCGTGTTGTCGTTGTGGATCACCATCGTCGGGGTGAGGAGTTCATCAATGATGCTGTGTTGATTTATCTGGAGCCTTACGCTTCTTCAGCTGCGGAACTGGTAACGGAGCTATTGCAATATATTCATGACAAAGTACAATTTACTCCACTTGAAGCTACGGCTCTGCTTGCCGGAATCACGATGGATACGAAGCATTTTGCATTGCACACTGGTTCCAGAACGTTCGAAGCGGCAGGCTTCCTGCGACGTAGTGGTGCGGACACCATTATGGTCCAACGGTTGATGAAAGAAGATCTGTCAGAATATATTGCTAAGGCAGAAATCATAAAGCATGCTAAAATGGTATACGGGAACATTGCGCTGGCGGTCACGGACCCTGGTAGCAAGATTTCACAGATGATGATCGCCCAGGTGGCGGACACATTGCTGAACATGACCGACGTGGTCGCTTCATTTGTGATTAGTGAGCGTCCGGATGGACTGATTGGCATCAGCGCGAGATCGCTGGGCCGCATGAATGTTCAAGTTGTCATGGAACGACTGGGCGGTGGCGGACATTTGACGAATGCTGCCGTGCAGCTTGAAGGAACGCTTGGAGAGGCAGAAAAACGGCTGACGAACGTACTGGCTGAAATCGAAAAGGAAGAGGGGCTGTTCGAATGA
- a CDS encoding DUF2232 domain-containing protein has product MKFSFKSAVWSAVYLLLLLSLLTPLSVLAIFFMMIPGVILYASLSLKSFIWHLVPVAVILVVFHPIYLLLLLIFTLPAIVMGHAYKTRKSALFALMAGSGMMLAEYLLLLLVGSVIFQFDLSSYIEDVVKLTIEPLTNTSNQMINGFAWTPEMTEDVAKQTQLMIPFALVVTSMVMAFITHAIARPILNVMGVVVSKLPPAREWRMPRALIWYYFLALLIEVISRQSDGTYWTMIAMNLSPLINLGFMIQAIGFFFFLSHTKKWNPVIPYFLAAAVFFIGPLRIIGIIDLAFPLREAISKSKR; this is encoded by the coding sequence TTGAAATTTAGCTTTAAATCAGCTGTTTGGAGCGCAGTTTATCTGCTCTTGCTGCTTTCGCTGTTAACTCCTTTATCGGTACTTGCCATATTTTTTATGATGATTCCGGGAGTTATTTTGTATGCTTCATTATCTTTAAAATCATTTATATGGCATCTCGTGCCCGTAGCTGTTATTTTGGTCGTATTCCACCCCATCTATCTGTTACTATTGCTCATCTTTACCCTGCCCGCGATTGTTATGGGTCACGCGTATAAAACACGCAAATCGGCCCTGTTTGCGCTGATGGCGGGAAGTGGCATGATGTTGGCAGAATACTTGTTGTTGCTCTTGGTCGGCAGTGTCATTTTCCAATTCGACCTGTCCAGTTATATTGAAGATGTGGTCAAATTGACCATTGAACCGTTAACCAATACATCTAATCAGATGATCAACGGGTTTGCATGGACACCCGAGATGACCGAGGATGTCGCCAAACAAACACAGCTTATGATTCCGTTTGCTCTCGTTGTCACATCGATGGTAATGGCCTTCATTACACACGCCATTGCGCGTCCGATTCTGAACGTGATGGGTGTGGTGGTATCGAAGCTTCCACCAGCAAGAGAGTGGCGTATGCCGCGTGCGTTGATCTGGTATTATTTCCTCGCACTGTTGATCGAAGTGATCTCGAGACAAAGCGATGGAACATACTGGACGATGATTGCCATGAATCTGTCGCCGTTAATCAATCTGGGCTTCATGATTCAAGCGATCGGCTTCTTCTTCTTTCTCTCACATACAAAGAAATGGAATCCGGTTATACCATATTTTCTGGCGGCTGCGGTTTTCTTCATTGGTCCGCTTCGGATTATCGGAATTATCGATCTGGCGTTCCCGCTTCGTGAGGCAATATCGAAATCAAAACGATAG
- a CDS encoding MazG-like family protein codes for MPKELDVAKRAKVIEWLKTEVLDQVSRLFKALWEGSTTRIGDSLASLIMSSYILGRRLGIPFKDLDALLVEKLRKHKQEGHQLEDWYQDISALEDHMRKR; via the coding sequence ATGCCTAAAGAACTGGATGTAGCCAAACGCGCTAAAGTGATTGAATGGCTGAAAACCGAGGTGCTTGATCAGGTATCCCGATTATTCAAGGCGTTATGGGAAGGCAGTACAACTCGAATCGGGGACAGTCTTGCCAGTTTGATTATGAGTAGTTACATATTGGGCCGCAGGCTCGGTATTCCTTTCAAGGATCTGGATGCACTGCTAGTTGAGAAGTTGAGAAAGCATAAACAGGAAGGTCACCAGCTTGAAGACTGGTACCAGGATATTTCCGCGCTAGAAGATCATATGCGTAAGAGGTGA
- a CDS encoding CBS domain-containing protein, producing MNIAFFLLPKQEVTCVTSDSTLRQTLERMEYHRFTAVPILNKEGKYIGTVTEGDLLWYMKNAEGKISFENASKFLLKDVPLRLDIKPVSIDANMEDLINLAKVQNFVPVVDDMDRFIGIVRRSQIIEYCEGIVAKESIKAK from the coding sequence ATGAACATCGCATTTTTTTTGCTACCCAAACAAGAGGTTACGTGTGTGACGTCGGATTCTACGCTGCGGCAAACGTTGGAACGAATGGAATATCATCGTTTTACGGCGGTGCCCATTTTGAATAAAGAGGGCAAATATATTGGTACGGTTACCGAAGGTGACTTACTGTGGTATATGAAGAATGCCGAGGGAAAGATTTCATTTGAAAACGCTTCAAAATTCTTGCTCAAAGACGTTCCACTTCGCTTGGATATTAAACCCGTATCCATTGACGCCAACATGGAAGACCTGATTAATCTGGCTAAAGTTCAGAACTTTGTTCCTGTGGTCGATGACATGGATCGGTTCATTGGTATTGTCAGACGGAGTCAGATTATTGAGTACTGCGAGGGCATTGTAGCCAAAGAATCGATCAAGGCTAAGTAA
- a CDS encoding LCP family protein, with amino-acid sequence MKSRTKDKKKKRRKGLYITLVSLVVLLIGGYLFRQQLAVAAFDLFLAGSVEDQLSRSYVPQEGNNTPDPTVYRKEPFSVLLLGSDKRAYEKTRGRSDTIIYAVVRPKESRVLLVSIPRDTYVQIVGRDANKDGVDDYDKLAHAYAFGGENMSINTVEKFLDADVGYYATINFDGIKKVVDALGGVKLPIDEDIVNKNPDHVQFTIEGGKPIYDGQEALYYVRYREDSDFNRTKRQQIFLNAMANEMLNLNQIAKIPELIQIMGDSFQTDMRASFIIDLAKQVLTQEKPQISSFTILGEGMKKDGIYYGQADEKDVQYAKELINNWMDQSTPAGEVMIPDRQKIE; translated from the coding sequence ATGAAAAGCAGAACTAAAGATAAGAAGAAGAAAAGAAGAAAAGGCCTATATATAACGCTCGTTTCACTTGTTGTTTTGTTAATCGGAGGTTATTTGTTCCGTCAGCAGCTGGCTGTGGCGGCATTTGATCTGTTTCTCGCCGGTTCGGTAGAAGATCAGCTATCCCGCTCTTATGTACCGCAAGAAGGCAACAATACGCCTGATCCAACGGTATACCGTAAGGAACCTTTCTCCGTGTTACTGCTGGGTTCGGATAAACGTGCCTATGAGAAGACGCGTGGACGTTCGGACACCATTATCTATGCTGTAGTACGTCCGAAGGAATCCCGTGTGCTTCTGGTATCCATTCCACGTGATACGTATGTGCAGATTGTGGGACGGGATGCAAACAAGGACGGCGTAGATGATTATGATAAGCTGGCGCATGCCTATGCTTTCGGTGGGGAGAATATGTCCATCAATACGGTGGAGAAATTCCTTGATGCTGATGTAGGTTACTATGCAACGATCAACTTCGACGGAATCAAAAAAGTGGTTGATGCGCTTGGTGGTGTAAAACTGCCAATTGATGAGGACATTGTGAACAAAAACCCGGATCATGTGCAATTCACGATTGAAGGCGGTAAGCCGATCTATGACGGGCAGGAAGCATTGTATTATGTAAGATACCGTGAGGATAGTGATTTTAATCGTACCAAGCGGCAGCAGATTTTCCTGAACGCGATGGCGAATGAGATGCTCAATTTGAATCAAATCGCCAAAATTCCGGAATTGATTCAGATTATGGGAGACAGCTTCCAGACCGATATGCGAGCTTCTTTTATTATTGATCTGGCTAAACAGGTGCTTACTCAGGAGAAACCGCAGATTTCAAGCTTCACCATTCTTGGTGAGGGGATGAAAAAAGATGGTATCTATTATGGCCAGGCTGACGAGAAAGATGTCCAATATGCCAAAGAGCTGATTAACAACTGGATGGATCAATCGACTCCAGCCGGTGAAGTAATGATCCCTGACCGGCAAAAGATTGAATAA
- a CDS encoding MFS transporter translates to MQKQMKWPLVLFAIGVFMAALDNGIITSSLTTLNASFGVSPTWGAWTITLYTLGLAVSVPIAGKLSDRYGRKKLFLIEVALFGIGSLLVALSTSFTFFLIARVIQALGGGGIFIIASSYVLSKFPAERQGTALGLLGGMNGVAAILGPNIGAFILDITGNWHWLFLINVPIAILLFIAGIRYIHEEQELIRAAVDWSGIAVLTLGVLSLMYSFSNLDGVNMIQSLGSPMFYGFFLAGVIILVLFYFMEKRLEGSEREPVVSTQLLGIASFRWTLLIAFFSGAILASVIFIPGFVEQYLGVSNTASGYWFTPLALASGIGAGGGGYLVDRKGPIWTLSVAGLLSAIGFLLFPLWVEHIWQFVIASTLVGIGFGMMLGAPVNVLVTEQAGENNKGIAVATSSLFRQMAMAIAPTIFAGFLARSFTNLGSNIQAGFADKGIQVSPEMLQQYASGGASGSDVSSLTEGLSQIPDEGIRDVLLQALHQTTGEGYSGLFWSAVIFSVLTLVAALITGRLRHKEKRHHVESVSTNR, encoded by the coding sequence ATGCAAAAACAAATGAAATGGCCGCTGGTCCTGTTTGCCATAGGAGTATTTATGGCTGCGCTGGATAACGGAATCATCACCTCTTCACTGACCACCTTAAATGCATCATTTGGTGTGTCGCCAACTTGGGGAGCATGGACGATTACGCTCTACACGCTTGGACTTGCGGTGAGTGTTCCGATTGCAGGCAAACTGTCTGACCGTTATGGTCGCAAAAAACTGTTTTTGATAGAAGTGGCGTTGTTTGGGATCGGGTCCCTGCTGGTTGCGCTAAGCACTTCGTTTACCTTCTTCCTGATCGCTCGTGTCATTCAAGCTTTGGGCGGTGGGGGGATATTTATCATTGCCAGCTCCTACGTGCTAAGCAAGTTCCCGGCAGAGCGTCAAGGTACAGCCTTGGGTCTGCTAGGAGGTATGAATGGTGTTGCGGCCATTTTGGGGCCGAATATCGGTGCTTTTATACTGGACATTACGGGCAACTGGCACTGGTTATTCCTGATCAACGTACCTATCGCCATCTTGCTATTCATTGCAGGTATTCGATATATTCATGAAGAGCAGGAGCTTATTCGTGCAGCAGTGGACTGGAGCGGTATTGCTGTCCTGACGTTGGGTGTACTCAGTTTAATGTATAGCTTCAGCAATCTGGACGGTGTGAACATGATTCAAAGCCTGGGATCACCGATGTTCTACGGCTTTTTCTTGGCAGGTGTAATCATTCTGGTGCTCTTTTATTTCATGGAAAAAAGACTGGAAGGATCTGAACGTGAACCTGTTGTATCGACACAACTTCTGGGCATTGCGTCCTTTCGTTGGACGCTGTTGATTGCCTTTTTCTCGGGAGCCATTCTGGCCTCGGTGATCTTTATTCCCGGTTTCGTTGAACAGTATCTCGGCGTATCCAATACGGCTTCCGGGTACTGGTTTACTCCGCTCGCGCTGGCATCCGGCATTGGGGCGGGTGGAGGTGGCTACCTCGTTGACCGCAAAGGGCCAATCTGGACGTTATCGGTTGCGGGGCTCTTATCTGCCATTGGATTCCTGCTGTTCCCGCTGTGGGTGGAGCATATCTGGCAATTTGTCATCGCGAGTACGCTCGTAGGTATCGGTTTTGGCATGATGCTTGGTGCGCCAGTTAACGTACTTGTCACAGAACAGGCAGGGGAGAACAACAAAGGCATCGCGGTAGCGACCAGCTCGTTATTCCGCCAGATGGCGATGGCTATTGCACCTACCATTTTTGCCGGATTCCTGGCACGTTCTTTCACTAATCTGGGGTCCAACATTCAAGCAGGATTTGCTGATAAAGGAATTCAGGTGTCGCCTGAAATGCTGCAACAATATGCGTCAGGCGGAGCATCAGGTAGTGATGTCTCCAGTCTGACTGAGGGCCTGTCCCAGATACCTGATGAAGGTATCCGTGATGTGTTACTTCAGGCACTGCATCAAACGACAGGTGAGGGTTACAGTGGACTTTTCTGGTCTGCGGTTATATTCAGCGTGCTTACGCTGGTGGCTGCGCTTATAACGGGACGTCTGCGTCATAAAGAGAAGAGGCATCATGTGGAAAGTGTATCCACGAACCGATAA
- a CDS encoding alpha/beta fold hydrolase yields MNAISKKVYALTLTMAMSITLIQPAVQAAEAVIPTASVSEAIASKATQTLQQLGYIDGTTDGMTQLTTPITRAEAAIILQRVLQLDTPTTLTGFADVLPENEAAPAIYALKQGGFIQGKAKGYAPDAPLTRAQMASLFTRAFELKDNGIQVVYSDADQIPAVHANDAARVKQHFIIEGSAFNAKQSVTHGEFADALYLALELDVKSDGLTPLEDFFKQPAQAGFQMSPDGKHLAYLEPWNNRMNIVVTANGQDKPVRITSETERNIAGFAWATNEKLLYVQDKAGDENYHIYVTDIDGKNSKDLTPYPNTRAILVDPLENIPDEILVGMNKRDPRIFDVYRINIKTGEAVLAAENPGNITGWLTDHEGKIRVAVSSDGNVSSLLYRESEDKEFEPLLTTKLGETFAPVMFTYDNKNIYAISNLERDKTAIVEYSPSSKKVTKTIYENKDVDVSNFVPSKEKGTILAAVYETDKVNYEFFDQEFKTLMQDIKAKVPGKEVSISSISEEGQVLFVAYSDKAMGTYYYYDSKTGKLDKLADAAPWIAESQMADMKPITYKSRDGLTLHGYLTLPQGAETSNLPLVVVPHGGPWARDSWGFNPEIQFLASRGYAVLQVNFRGSTGYGKEFLDAGNKEWGKAMQNDLTDGVNWLVEEGTVDPKRVAIYGGSYGGYAALAGLAFTPDVYAAGISYVGPSNIFTLLDSLPPYWESERSMFYERVGDPVKDKELLTAISPLFHIDQMKAPLFVVQGANDPRVKQAESDQIVEALRKRGVDVPYMLKTNEGHGFANVENQLDLYRAIEKFLNRHLMQP; encoded by the coding sequence TTGAACGCAATTAGTAAAAAGGTATACGCTCTCACGCTTACCATGGCCATGTCCATCACACTGATTCAACCAGCTGTACAGGCGGCCGAAGCCGTTATACCTACAGCCTCTGTCTCGGAGGCCATTGCTTCCAAGGCAACACAAACACTACAGCAACTGGGATACATAGATGGTACGACAGATGGCATGACCCAATTAACGACTCCAATCACCCGTGCGGAGGCAGCAATCATTCTGCAACGTGTACTTCAACTGGATACGCCCACAACACTTACAGGTTTTGCAGATGTTTTGCCGGAGAATGAAGCTGCGCCTGCAATCTACGCATTAAAGCAAGGCGGATTCATTCAAGGGAAGGCCAAAGGTTATGCCCCCGATGCTCCACTTACACGTGCACAGATGGCATCGTTGTTTACACGTGCATTCGAACTGAAAGATAACGGAATTCAGGTAGTTTATAGTGATGCCGATCAGATTCCAGCTGTGCATGCAAATGACGCTGCGCGAGTGAAACAGCATTTTATTATCGAAGGTAGCGCATTTAACGCTAAACAGTCAGTCACCCATGGAGAATTCGCTGATGCACTGTATCTGGCGCTTGAACTTGATGTGAAATCGGATGGTCTGACACCTCTGGAGGACTTCTTCAAACAGCCTGCTCAAGCAGGGTTCCAGATGTCACCGGACGGTAAACATCTTGCTTACCTGGAGCCATGGAACAACCGCATGAATATCGTAGTTACTGCAAACGGTCAGGATAAGCCTGTACGCATTACGAGCGAAACAGAACGTAATATTGCAGGATTTGCGTGGGCGACCAATGAAAAGCTGCTCTATGTACAAGATAAGGCAGGCGATGAGAATTACCATATATATGTCACGGATATCGATGGTAAAAACAGCAAGGATCTGACGCCATATCCTAACACAAGAGCCATCCTGGTAGATCCGCTTGAGAATATTCCTGATGAAATTTTGGTAGGCATGAACAAGCGTGATCCGCGCATTTTCGATGTGTATCGGATTAACATCAAGACTGGGGAGGCTGTACTTGCTGCAGAGAACCCGGGTAACATTACGGGCTGGCTGACGGATCACGAAGGTAAAATTCGTGTTGCCGTGTCCAGTGATGGCAATGTGTCTTCGTTACTGTATCGTGAATCAGAGGACAAAGAATTTGAGCCGCTTCTGACAACGAAGCTTGGAGAGACTTTTGCTCCAGTCATGTTCACGTATGATAACAAAAATATCTATGCGATATCCAACTTGGAGCGAGACAAAACGGCGATTGTTGAGTACAGCCCAAGCAGCAAAAAGGTAACCAAAACCATCTATGAAAATAAAGATGTGGATGTAAGCAACTTCGTACCTTCCAAAGAAAAAGGGACCATTCTTGCTGCTGTATATGAGACTGATAAAGTGAACTATGAATTCTTTGATCAAGAGTTCAAAACGCTAATGCAGGATATCAAAGCGAAAGTGCCAGGCAAGGAAGTTAGTATCAGTAGCATAAGTGAGGAAGGCCAAGTATTGTTCGTAGCGTATAGTGACAAAGCGATGGGGACGTATTATTACTACGATTCCAAAACAGGCAAACTCGATAAACTGGCTGATGCCGCACCTTGGATTGCTGAGAGTCAAATGGCGGATATGAAGCCTATTACGTACAAGTCACGTGATGGTCTGACCCTTCATGGTTATCTAACACTGCCTCAAGGGGCTGAGACTTCTAACCTGCCATTGGTGGTTGTTCCACATGGTGGTCCTTGGGCACGTGATTCATGGGGCTTCAATCCTGAGATTCAATTCCTTGCAAGCCGTGGTTATGCGGTACTTCAGGTCAATTTCCGTGGTTCCACGGGATACGGCAAGGAATTCCTGGATGCAGGCAATAAAGAGTGGGGCAAAGCGATGCAGAACGACCTCACAGACGGTGTAAACTGGCTGGTTGAAGAGGGGACGGTTGATCCAAAACGTGTAGCCATATATGGAGGATCTTACGGTGGATATGCCGCTCTGGCAGGACTGGCTTTCACACCGGATGTCTATGCTGCTGGCATCAGCTATGTGGGACCTTCCAATATCTTCACCCTTCTAGACTCACTTCCACCTTATTGGGAGTCAGAGCGTAGTATGTTCTATGAACGTGTAGGAGATCCCGTGAAAGACAAGGAACTGTTAACGGCGATTTCACCGCTCTTCCACATCGATCAGATGAAGGCTCCATTATTCGTGGTTCAGGGCGCTAATGATCCACGTGTCAAACAAGCCGAGTCAGACCAGATTGTTGAAGCATTACGCAAGCGTGGAGTCGATGTACCCTATATGTTAAAGACTAATGAAGGTCATGGCTTTGCGAACGTGGAGAATCAGCTTGATCTGTACCGTGCGATTGAGAAATTCCTGAATCGTCATCTGATGCAGCCATAA